A stretch of DNA from Oscillospiraceae bacterium:
TTGAGCAATTTTCCATAATATGCCTGCGCGGTTATTCCCGTTGTCGTCTGATGAAAATGCTGCTGACTCTCGTGCTCAGCAATATTTCCGTATTCTTCTTTCACTTGCGCGATTAATGTTTCACGTCTTTTCATGCAGTACTCCCCTCTCTTTCATATCTGCCTAGTATTATGCAAAACACAGAAATTATGCTATACTGATTAAATTACATAGGAGATTGCGGTGATATCGAACGGTATCTTGGATTCAATCTTAAAAGTGTCTTGCATTTCAACCACCCTTATGGTACAATACCTCGACATAGCAACAAATTATTGAGAACGGGAAAAGGAAACAGGTGAAAATCCTGTGCGGGTTCGCCGCCGTAACTGTGTTGTTATGTTGAAATCTTATTTTCAACATAACAAGTTCGTTCTTTCAGCAAGGCAAACCGCATTGCCTTGAACGCCATTGGTGTTACTACTGAGAAGGCGAAAGAATGTAACGCAGTAAGCCGGAAGACTTACCTTTGATGAGCAACAGCCGCGAAACCGGCGTTTGTACGACAAATTGCTTATCACTCATACAACTACCAAATAGCCTTGTGAGGCATAACAGTGTTTTGTTGCTATACAAAAAAACAAGAGGAGAAATGCAAAATGAAGAAAAAAACATCTATTTTGTCATTGATTCTGGTTGTGCTGTTTGCGGTAGCAGCACTCACCGGTTGCAATGGCGCAACACCACCCGAAGCGTATGAGGGTGATAATGTCCAACAAGTTGGACAAGGCAGCACGACATTCCGATTAGAGGTCACAGACCCAAGCGGCGAAGTGTCAGCTTGGGATGTCAGCACTGATGCTGAAACCGTCGGTGCGGCTCTTCTGGAAGTCGGTTTAATTGACGGCGATGAGTCTGAGTGGGGGCTGTTTGTCACTTCTGTCAACGGAAATTCTGCCACTGACGGCTACTGGTGGGCGTTCTGGATTAACGGCGAAATGGCACCAATGGGTGTAGATTCTACTTACATTGAAGCCGGTGTAACCTATGCCTTCGTCTACGAATCGCTCTAAGTTTTCAACACAAGAATTGGCCATTTTTGCCGTTCTTGCAGCGATGATGCTCATATCGCGTATAGGCTTGCAGGGCATTAAAAATATCCATCCACTCGGCATGATGATTGCCGCTATGACGCTGACGTATCGTTGGCGCGCACTCGTACCACTCTACGTCTACGTATTGCTGGATATGCTCTTTTCAGGCTTTGCGTTTTGGATTATGCCTTACTTGTATATCTGGCTGCCGTTGTGGGGCATGTTTATGCTAGCAGGAAAAGTCAAGCTACCGGATTACGCAAAAGCACCTGTCTACATGATATTATGTGGCCTGCACGGCCTTGCGTTCGGCGTTTTATATGCGCCATTTCACGCGTTATGGGCCGGACTGAGTTGGAACGGCATGATTGCCTGGATTGTATTCGGGTTTCCATCAGATATCATTCACGCCATCGGAAATTTCGCGGCAGGGAGTTTGATTATTCCACTGGCAT
This window harbors:
- a CDS encoding DUF4430 domain-containing protein: MKKKTSILSLILVVLFAVAALTGCNGATPPEAYEGDNVQQVGQGSTTFRLEVTDPSGEVSAWDVSTDAETVGAALLEVGLIDGDESEWGLFVTSVNGNSATDGYWWAFWINGEMAPMGVDSTYIEAGVTYAFVYESL